Below is a window of Camelina sativa cultivar DH55 chromosome 11, Cs, whole genome shotgun sequence DNA.
tcatttcttgaagcccagagtgaagATTGTGCAAAGCAAACTGAATCCGGCATttcactcgaccatgtgctcgaaccagcactcgaccgagtgtcagCTCGACTGGTCGATCGAGTTGAAGgatcagaagctgtcaagcctgctaagtacattcctcctgcttacaaaccgcctctaccattcccaggacgtttcaaggcacagaagctgaaggaactaagggaaatcattgagagaaaggaaatgatggctttgcaacaagaggaagtgagggctttgaaggaagaagctgtgattgagaagaaggaagtgatggccatacaagaagtcatcattgcttaccaagaagaagagagaggacctgccttggaacaatatgatccatatcctctctatcaggattttttgcttgaaatGTCAAAGAAGAGAGCCCATGCTCAAGACGAAAaggaccttgaagagcttgagggagttatcatcccaattaaactTGAGGATCCAggaccattctatctgccttgctcacttagctatcttcactacaaccagtgcttatgtgacttgggagcatctatcagtgtgatgccttactctatagcacaaaagcttgggcacactgaattcaagtccaccaaccttcacatatgcctagctgatgggtcaaacaaagATGTGGTTGGTAGGTTGGAAaacattccagtcaagatagggaaggcaaggattcatacagattttgtggttctagagatggataaggagcctgaagatcctatcattctagggaggccattcttagccactgttggagctgttatagatgtcaaggaaggtcttgtaaccttgaacattgctgaggatttaaccatgaagtttgacatctataacccaaccaatctgcctaccattgatgatcaacctttcactatcaaggacaaaggaggtcatgaggtctcaagtgaagtggcaactccaaaggctaagctctctcttcaagaggattcagtggaaaagcttaagggttctgttcaagagttgactgaatTGGTGAAGGATCTCAAAATCAAGCttaacaagaggtctttgaagaaagcaagaccaaggctcaagattaagaagaaatatggtttgtgtgttaagggtgaagtgatcaaggGTCAACTTCACATTGATCAAGTGGtaccagggaggatttcatcacctccttggtctctaaACCAAGCATGAAAAGggatcaaaagtcaagcttagtgactttaaacaagctcactagggaggaagtccctaaggtatcattgtacatatgttttattttccttgtagttttgatttcttttcttttatgtttgtgttgggcaggctttttaatgaaagtgtagatgggtatggagagatttggacttggggaagtagACTCACGAGCCCACTCGACcggcccacgagaggtactcgaccgagttatCAAGAaactaaggcccactcgattcctATTTCTCTTGGATGATCGAGAagagggagaaaaagaagattttttttttgaatttcaaacttTGTTCAAGGAGCTCGAACACTTGCAGTCGAGTGTGGGgacgagtggcagcaaaaagcaggtcaaagattcccatttcagaTTTGAATAttctattcgaaaatgtcttcaaagatTACTAGGAAGTCTCGACAAGCGGCTGAAAGCTCCCTGAATCGTCGTGATGCTCgtcttgaatcaagaggagaaactGGAAGAAGCACTCGACCCACCACTCGAGCAAGCACACGACCGAGTAGGCGGTCGAGTTAGGTTGCGAGAGAGAGGCATCAGTCAGCTGAGGAAGACCCTGAGCGaactgagagtgaagaagagatggagttcaCTCTTAGGGAGCACAttaggagacacaaggccaaggggaagaggccagcagttgaggttgaacaagaggagattgaaagtgagagtgaagaagaagatgaagaagaagagggagaagatgatggtgaagaagaatctAGTAGCTTAACTCAAAGGCAGCTTTATGAAGCCTTCTTGAGGATGCAGTTCTTGGGGACTAGATacccacacaaggaaaccatggagaagctaggcattgatgaagatgtggaatGTCTTTTTGAGAAGTGCAAACTAAgtaagttcatggggctttgcatggaagggtataaagaagaaagctgtGAATTGTTAGCCACAATCAAGATGCATTGCTACACAAAGAAGGATAAGGAGTTTGGACCTGGTCATGTTGACTTCACTATCAAAGGGAGAAGGTATGAGCTTTCATTGAAAAAGATAGCCAAGATATTTGCctttgaagttggtagtgagAGGAGCATGGTCAtaccaagagaagagctctatGCTATTTgagaaaccattggagacaacatcacatactcatcctccaagaccaaggGTTCcaagataagaagcccagtcctaatgtacttccacaaggccttagcaaacaccttctttgctaggaaggaaactggaaatgTGAATGAGGGTGAGTTCAATATGATTGATGTGGCATTCAATAGCATAATCCTTCAAGCAAAAGATGGAAGCATCATCCTTGGAAGCAGAGAGGGAACTGACCTTGTAATGGTGCTCATTGATCACATGATATACTTGAGAAGCTGGGTAGGCAAATTGCACAACAAAGGCTCAATGGGAgccctaaccattggaggcatcatcactccattACTACAAGCTGGTAAGGTGCCACTTAGAGGAAAGAAGGTCATGCCAAGATGGATTGATTCAAGCTATCTCACCTCCAACTTAATACTATCCAAGgaaatgcatcaaggaaatcaccttttcaattttgagcttccaacaattGGGAAAATACAGCTTGTCCTACCCAatcaagagctcaccaccatacaagaaggagcaaacattgacttttggccagatgatgagttcttgtttgatgggacagcTCAAGTTAGAATTGATGAAGCTAGAGATGTagaaatggctgatggggaagagtagttttactttgaagattatgagcctaacccaagagatagtagaggagtgagagagactagcaagaggttgacactcctacaaaagtggaacaagtggcatgggaagaagtttgaaaagctgaagaagaaggtgggcaatatggctaagtccatcaagggcttaaagaaggagattgctgaattgaagagtgcaaactcatctccaagccattctagccctttgaggaggtatagctcaactagagcactttcaagagctgaaaaccctgtggaaccagctagagcttcaatgtacgagccaattcagaggaagagaagttcaagtagccgagaacaacaaatttcgaggcactcgaccggttcactcttgcagccactcgaccgagcaccccaaaAGCACTCGGctgagttccaacccagaactccTTATGGCTTCCCAGTTCTAGCAGCATATCCAGGCTAACCAGGTTACCCTCCCTTCCCAtcccagtacttcatggatccagcactcctGCAGCaattctaccagcagcaaggtcagtATTTTCCAACTCGGCATCCAACTCGATCCCCCCACTCGATcgagcactcgaccgagtaccattCGATGGCAATAGTCGAGTTGCCccaatctccttctccaagtcaaCAACAAGACCCCAAATAGACTTTGgagagcatgaatgaggatgtggatagcttcttccacaatccatgAGGTAACACTATCACCTTCCTTGTAAATACCAGTGCAtgtcatattgtgttttgttttagtcttgaatcctctatcaaatttctttcacacagaggactgtgtgatttaagtttgggggagggtttgagatagtatttgatgttgtgttttgttttcttatttcaaatttttagcataatcatgttagtaattgcatttcatctatggcatcgaaaaaccctaaaattttgaaaaattatgcaaaaaaaatctttataaaaaaaaaaaaaaaaaagagtgttcatgtagtttgcattgcatattaggattttgttagcatgtttcatgaaggactgtttaatatttgcattagggatctatgatgagttttgccttgttagcttgcttaattcactaaactaggatcaatgtccaagttaatagtactttgatgctagttgagtagttagaagcataagattgaaccaagccttgaattcctgcattgcatttggtctaaattgaagcatgttatgatttgatgtcatttcctacttataagaacctaatattgactttcaatcaTCAAcatgtgcattgctttaaactcatggataccatacacatatttggatcatctttctcccttttaccactcttgttgatccaagtagctgatttcacttttaaatcagtttctcctacccttaaccaacccttctttcaagccatgtttattcttgtgagtgtgaggcctattttgggattgagcttggtagaaagtgttaggtttgaactgacaagagtaaggccttgtgtagttctagtttgcaatttttcaaactagataggactatgtggttcacttgttgggtttggtacttggctgttttgaaaagaagagaagaaaaagagaaagaaaaggttagagtctttaggaggggaatatGTTTAAGTAAAaccaaagtctagtgaaagaatgggaagtatgagattgttaaagatggttctaattaaagaaaaagaaagaaagaaaagaagagtctagcaaaaagcttttatgtcttaagaaatgagaagaaaaaggaaNNNNNNNNNNNNNNNNNNNNNNNNNNNNNNNNNNNNNNNNNNNNNNNNNNNNNNNNNNNNNNNNNNNNNNNNNNNNNNNNNNNNNNNNNNNNNNNNNNNNNNNNNNNNNNNNNNNNNNNNNNNNNNNNNNNNNNNNNNNNNNNNNNNNNNNNNNNNNNNNNNNNNNNNNNNNNNNNNNNNNNNNNNNNNNNNNNNNNNNNNNNNNNNNNNNNNNNNNNNNNNNNNNNNNNNNNNNNNNNNNNNNNNNNNNNNNNNNNNNNNNNNNNNNNNNNNNNNNNNNNNNNNNNNNNNNNNNNNNNNNNNNNNNNNNNNNNNNNNNNNNNNNNNNNNNNNNNNNNNNNNNNNNNNNNNNNNNNNNNNNNNNNNNNNNNNNNNNNNNNNNNNNNNNNNNNNNNNNNNNNNNNNNNNNNNNNNNNNNNNNNNNNNNNNNNNNNNNNNNNNNNNNNNNNNNNNNNNNNNNNNNNNNNNNNNNNNNNNNNNNNNNNNNNNNNNNNNNNNNNNNNNNNNNNNNNNNNNNNNNNNNNNNNNNNNNNNNNNNNNNNNNNNNNNNNNNNNNNNNNNNNNNNNNNNNNNNNNNNNNNNNNNNNNNNNNNNNNNNNNNNNNNNNNNNNNNNgaaaaagagaaagaaaaggttagagtctttaggaggggaatgtgtttaagtaaaaccaaagtctagtgaaagaatgggaagtatgagattgttaaagatggttctaattaaagaaaaagaaagaaagaaaagaagagtctagcaaaaagcttttatgtcttaagaaatgagaagaaaaaggaatcatagcaaataagaaagaagccccattccactagttgattcaaataagatacctctcctaaggcttaaaaacaaaagagaaaagggtgaaagagaagtgaagaagttaaagggtagaaataggatcatttgggtttagattgataggataaacattttgggtgcctttgggtagacaaggttttgttcttgtatgtgtctaattgttcttacctttagccttcttctaaagctcaatccattttttatgagagaaccttgatattgataagccccactctaaaaagagaccatcattatctctaaacctttattactaagtcaaatgagtttaagcattgcataagattgattcatgttcttgattaatgaatgttaaaagaaatggttgatttgaatgcatgtgaaTATCAAatgctcaaatcagtaaaggttgtgatagttTGTCTAacatctttaagtacagctcattcaacttgcatcatagtactagtaacttggacattgattctagctggtttattggcaagctttaggagctgagatcNGTTTAGCTAGGTCAAACTTGATTGtcatagatctcttctaggctagatgtactctatgctgatcctataaccgagagggtagggtttgattttaagtttcttagcatcataccaatgtctaggttgcaagataagatgtcttgtttgatttttgacataaatgatctgttgcttaatgcttgNAATTAGAGTAtaattgcattgcatttgcatcttttcttgcataaacatgtgattttggagactaaggagcatggaagcaatgctgaagaggagaaagcaagggagttagagctgaagaaccaaggtccggagttccactcgaccgcccactcgaccagacactcgaccgtgtgcggagaaggactcgaccgagtggagggaacagaagaaaagccaactcgaccggtcactcgaccgagcacctggtcgagctgaccgagccgcctagctattttgtcttctagcatttttagggcttccactcctttttctatataaggctttgtaccctgcagccaccaaggagtccagttttttagatattctcaaacctagtatttacccttttgggaatttatgctctttgcacttttattttcttagatctctcatctacttttgaaggaaaacaagagattccttgatatttgttggtttcataactttcaaaatattaagaattcgagtttgattccttcttcaatattgtagatctctgtttcatctatctaatcatgcaagtttcgttattttctgggtttatgactttgctcatcatgtttagcatttgtgagtagttgcttaggatcttgaggatgggttaggctggattgtggttGAGGTTTGTTTAGCTAGGTCAAACTTGATTGtcatagatctcttctaggctagatgtactctatgctgatcctataaccgagagggtagggtttgattttaagtttcttagcatcataccaatgtctaggttgcaagataagatgtcttgtttgatttttgacataaatgatctgttgcttaatgcttgcttgtataattTCTTTGCTTTGTAAGagcaagtctagaaatatatgagcttgattgtttttgccatgagagtggattNAGTccggagttccactcgaccgccactcgaccgtgtgcggagaagtactcgaccgagtggagggaacaaaagaaaagccaactcgaccggtcactcgaccgagcacctggtcgagctgaccgagccgcctagctattttgtcttctagcatTTTTAGGGATTCCactcctttttctatataaggccttgtaccctgcaaCCACCAAGAGTCcagtttttttagatattctcaaacctagtatttacccttttgaaaatttatgctctttgcacttttattttcttagatctctcatctacttttgaaggaaaacaagagattccttgatatttgttggtttcataactttcaaaatattaagaattcgagtttgattccttcttcaatattgtagatctctgtttcatctatctaatcatgcaagtttcgttattttctgggtttatgactttgctcatcatgtttagcatttgtgagtagttgcttaggatcttgaggatgggttaggctggattgtggttGAGGTTTGTTTAGCTAGGTCAAACTTGATTGtcatagatctcttctaggctagatgtactctatgctgatcctataaccgagagggtagggtttgattttaagtttcttagcatcataccaatgtctaggttgcaagataagatgtcttgtttgatttttgacataaatgatctgttgcttaatgcttgcttgtataattTCTTTGCTTTGTAAGagcaagtctagaaatatatgagcttgattgtttttgccatgagagtggattaacatgttctaggagatcattgtctagagattagctcaagttgattgagatttgttgaccaagttagatgaccttaatcattagtccagcccatgaatccctcctcaagaccttccttgtctattgatttcttagtctaaatcctgttgcttggttgttgtttgatttacttttgtcttgctctgttttgtttgcattgctctgtttctcgcattTGTCCGACTCGACCCTGTCCTCGATCGCACACTCGATcaagtgcttgctcgagctcatccccagaattcttgtttatgctttgtgtttgtcctgtttcaattcctgtttcattttagttgcttttctgttacattcgtttagtttcctgttcattacttgccttgcattagtttattagttgcattactatagtttctatttatgTTTCATTGCATTGTTGTTTAGATCATCCTGTTCTCTTTACTTCTAGCATCTAattttataagcttttacattctgcattttacattcatcattaggttgttagtgacaaacatcctttataatTGGCTCAACTTATATAAATGTGCAtgtcctgattgcttgcatctcaCTCAGATTTGGATTGGCACCCTTTACACTGCAACATCATAAAGGGAATTGAAACCCCTTGCTTTCTacccattcattcatatctcatatCATTCACcaatcatcaccaccacaagaAAGCAGAGTTCCAAGTGTCGTCAAAGATAGCTGAAGCTGAGTCTAAGCTATTATCAGCGGATAACATGGAGAGTATGCTTCCGGCGGATTATTAGTAACTGTGAAGAACCAAATTTATGTTGAGGTAAAACatgcttcattgtttatgtttatgtttgtgtaaacacttatgtttgtgtaaacacttatggtttacatatgttttgttggcaggttgctccgaagaaaaagaaccggatatatggggttggtaacatgcaagcagaagcatcttcagctcagATTGGTCAACCGCCTCCTCCTTCTGAAGATCCACTTGTTTTAGCTGCGAAGCTTGCTGCTGCAGAAGCAACTTTTGCAACTCAGGCAACTCAGTTACAGAAGATGCATAGTTATGATGCAtattttgattatcttgcaGAGAAAGATCCAGAGTTTGCTGCAAAGTTTCGCCGAGAAGATCCAGCTGTCGGAGACACAACCAACGGAGAGGCAACCGACAGAGAAGCTACCGGCGGCCAAGCAACCTGAAGAAATGTTTGatagttctctctctcttaatgtGTAATGTTGTAATGTTTAGCTTAGAACTTGATCTCCTTTGtaaacttattttcttatttgaaaACTTAGTACTTCTAATTACAACTTTAATTTGCATAAGTTATAAGGTTTAATTCtaattacaggtttaattttaattacaagtttaGTTCTAATTAAGCTAACCaaaatgaaatttttgttttttataccattattattatttgcgacagaaaaaataattgcaaattcatcgcaaatttgcgagggagttaCTAGATACTACATTTGCGAGGAAATTGCTTTTTAATCAAGTCCTCGCAATTTGCGATTagtttgcgagggatttgcgacaTTGACCGATTTGCGAGGAACGGACTTTCGTCGCAAATCTCTCGCTTTTgtggatttgcgagggattcgcAACATATTCGTCCATCACAAAacgcgtgttttcttgtagtgattctttattttaaatcaaacatTCGAGAAAAAGAGGTAACTAACAAATTTTATCTACCCTACAAGGCTACAATATATAGTTCCAGATTTGAGATCCAAAACTTCTTAGTAAatagaaacaaccaaaaaaaaaaaacaaccaaattaTGAACAATTGGAAAtataatgtttcttttattagttatttacaagtgtgaaacaaaattgttctttcttaaaaaataaaggaGACGACCGTGGATGGGGGGAACTACAACACTCAACCCCTCCGTACTGTAATGAATAAATATTAacttaaaataattatgaataaGAAACGAAATTATAGTCTAAACCTGTATTTGCAGTTACTATTTTTAACCCTGATCACACTGTTAGCAGCCAAGCTATCAACGGATACACCACACCTAACCAAGACTCTCACTTCCATCAACTTTAATTTCCCGAGTTTGATCCGAACCGGTTGGGTAACTCTAATCCGCAACGGTATGATTCCCGTTAACCGTTGTTGCTCTTGCAATATATTCATTAAACTTGTTGCATTCTGATTAAAACCAGTCATTTCTACGTTTATAACAGTTGTGTTCTCATGTCCTTGGTAGAATTTTGGCAAGGACCCTGtagaaaaaatcacaaaacccGGTTAACCATTTTGAACCAATTTAATCCAAACAAAACTAGAATAGCGAACCGATTTTTTAACGTACCATTACTGAGACTTGTTTGCATGTACAAGACGCTAATTCTGCTTCCGTCTTCGTAGTAAATTCCGATTTTCTCGTTAGGATTTTTGGCCGTAATAGTGACGTTAAACGCCGTGGATAAACTCAGGTCTTGGTTTAGTTGAAACCAGGTGAGCTGTAACCGGTCGATATTGTAATCCGGAACTTTTGGTCTAAAGACAAGGTAGAGTATACCAACGATCGCTCCTACGATGACAATAAGGAGAAAGATGACGAGAAGCGTGTAGCAAACGCATTTGCACCAACAGCTTCTCGATCCTTTCTTGTTCCTTGGAGGATCCAACGGCGGTGCTTGCTGAGTCTTGGCGGGATCACCGTGTTCTGATCTCGAGGAGTCACGTGGAACAAGTGGAGCCGTTGGATGTGGTGGAGCTTCAGGGTCGCTTACCGGATAAATTTTCTGTTGATCGGACATGTTTAGTTACGTTCTTGATTCTGCTTGAAGAGAATTAAGAGAgtctttttaatgttaaaaaaagagaagtaaCGTATCTTCAcgttttcttttggttaattgtatatataagttGTTAGGTGTTGTTTAATATTAGTTAATATAGtatgaaaagaaaagtagaaaaagCGACTCTTGCACGTAATAAAAGAGTTATTTTAATTCTCATACCAAACGTGTCTTTTGAATTTCCTGCGCCTTTTTTGGACCGTAATCGTGACTGCTCGATTAAATGTTGGAAATCATGTTAAAGCAAGAATAAGTTAATTGTCAATTTTGGGGTTCGGCGGCTACGAAAGTTCTTTTAGATACTTCGGATATGCAATGAGGTGTGTCATGCTGTGTGCCGTGGCGTATGGCAACAGAAAGTCGGCTTTTATAACCTCTCTATAACTGGACTGTGTGTTAAATTAACACCAGAAATATATTAATGTGCCTCTCTATAAATGAGCTACGTTAATTTTACACCAGAAACATATTAATGTACGACATCATATTCTAAgtggttttaaaagttttaaaaagatttacaaGGGTTATAAGAGGTTTACAAGGGtttatcattttcaaaaaaaattgaagggttttaaaataatttacaaggATTTTTTAAAGATCTTCAAGagtttttaaagatttcaaaGAGATTTTTTGAAGGATTTTTAAGGAGTTACGGAAATTTTTTGTCTTGGAAATTGTTTTTTCGGAAAAATAATTATTGGCGGAAAAATTTAGTTTGTCATTATGAGTTCTTACTAAAAAAGGATAATtaagtcattttatatataaaatagtttcaaaaaataaacaataaaaatatatttttgaaaaaaaatataagagaatgaaaattttgcaaatctttttaaaacttttaaaactctttgtAGATCCATTAAACACTCTTGTAAGTCGTTTTAAAACCTTTATTAAACCTTTTAACAACCCTTGTAAATGTTTAAAATGGCcttgtaaatattttataaaccgttgtaaaatcttttaaagaccTGTAGTTCTTTTAAAATCTCttgaaaaatctttttaagACCCTAGTAAATCTTTGTAAATTTGTTAAAACCCTTTCAAAAACCTTATAAatcctttttaaaaacctttataaatttttaaatttccgGGATCACGGTTCCCACCAACCTTTTTGtccaatatttttttggcaagACATGTTTTGTCcgaaaaaaatcaacttttcaTTTTGTTCACTTAAATATCATTCTAATAGGGATAAAATAgccattaaaatttaaaagaaggaaaaaatgaaaatggacaaaacaatatttttgaataaggGTATCTACAAATAagtatttctaacaatttctactataaatttgaattttttgctttaaaataagttttatatcatattatatatatacaaattcatCAACCCCTAAACTtcaatgtaaaaataattaaatacttataaatatggAGAAATTtcaataatgtttttagtttgtcTAGGCGTTCagatttacaaaacatcaaatcgCTCAAAACTGTCTCTTTGCGATTGTGATCAAGACCCATATTTATAAACAATGAgtcagaaagaagaaaacaagaacttCTAAAGTCTCTATTGATCGGTACACTTATTGTACCGATGTTGGTGTATTCTCTATCTATCAATGGCATAAGTGTACTGATTGATTGTCGCCTTgaatcttttcttctcttaacacattttgatcagtttaTCTTCCAAAACTCCTCTCTTGACTCCAATATGTGCAAAAATCTATAATgactcaaaaacatccaaatcaaattttttCTCGACAAAAAGACTTAAAAGTCGATAttaaataatcttttaaaaccatttaaaaaatgAGACATCAATATgaatgtataaatttttgtaagattctaagaaaagtaaaaagttaTGCCTTgttagctttaaaaaaaaatgaatttgagcatatactaattttattaattaggtggttatattttaatttaat
It encodes the following:
- the LOC104724058 gene encoding protein YLS9-like — its product is MSDQQKIYPVSDPEAPPHPTAPLVPRDSSRSEHGDPAKTQQAPPLDPPRNKKGSRSCWCKCVCYTLLVIFLLIVIVGAIVGILYLVFRPKVPDYNIDRLQLTWFQLNQDLSLSTAFNVTITAKNPNEKIGIYYEDGSRISVLYMQTSLSNGSLPKFYQGHENTTVINVEMTGFNQNATSLMNILQEQQRLTGIIPLRIRVTQPVRIKLGKLKLMEVRVLVRCGVSVDSLAANSVIRVKNSNCKYRFRL